In a single window of the Mucilaginibacter defluvii genome:
- a CDS encoding DUF1080 domain-containing protein: protein MKLRSITMLLTAGLLGTAVVAISNDEKPTTVTPAKKDWVSLFDGKTLKGWHAYNKPGTITNWTAKDGVLTCVGSEHEATNGDIVTDKEYGNFELTWDWQIGKGSNSGVMYHVVEDGKYPYTFTTGPEYQLIDEVGWDGKLEDWQKAGCDYAMHLPNDKKKLKPVGEWNTSKIVFNKGHVEHWLNGAKILEFEAWSPEWTKKKTTGKWKDDPDYGMAKKGRIALQAHGGKIAFKNIKIMELAD, encoded by the coding sequence ATGAAATTAAGATCGATCACCATGTTATTAACCGCCGGACTGCTGGGTACAGCTGTCGTGGCCATAAGCAACGATGAAAAACCCACTACCGTTACCCCGGCAAAAAAGGATTGGGTAAGCCTGTTTGACGGGAAAACACTCAAGGGCTGGCATGCCTATAATAAACCCGGCACAATCACCAACTGGACAGCCAAAGACGGCGTACTCACCTGTGTTGGCAGCGAACATGAAGCTACCAACGGCGATATTGTAACCGATAAGGAATACGGTAACTTTGAGCTTACCTGGGATTGGCAGATAGGCAAAGGCAGCAACAGCGGCGTAATGTACCACGTGGTTGAGGATGGCAAATATCCGTATACATTTACTACCGGCCCGGAATACCAGCTAATAGATGAAGTGGGTTGGGATGGCAAGCTGGAAGACTGGCAAAAGGCCGGCTGCGATTACGCTATGCACTTGCCTAACGATAAAAAGAAGTTAAAACCGGTTGGCGAATGGAATACCAGCAAAATTGTGTTTAACAAAGGGCACGTGGAGCATTGGCTTAACGGCGCTAAAATACTGGAGTTTGAGGCATGGTCGCCGGAGTGGACAAAAAAGAAAACGACCGGTAAATGGAAAGACGATCCGGATTACGGTATGGCCAAAAAAGGCAGGAT
- a CDS encoding outer membrane beta-barrel protein, with protein MIKSLYTSFILFFCFTTLAFGQRPPAWGGGADLNDFSFGFSFSYISSYLKINKQPDWTTPFNDPETGAPLTGNATSISSPNSPGFAVGFVARYRLTDHLEARVTPSIVFADRKLIYTYNSPNPETQVIEKQINSTGFDVPLQLKLKSDRVGDLRGYLIGGVKLSQMLGRKNPDADKGLLEKTVKIDRTFASYEVGLGCDIYFEFFKLSPEIKISNSFGNMLVPENHPASYPLSGLRLHTLQFSLYFE; from the coding sequence ATGATAAAAAGCTTATACACATCATTTATATTATTTTTTTGCTTTACCACACTGGCCTTTGGCCAGCGACCGCCCGCATGGGGTGGCGGTGCCGATCTGAACGATTTTAGCTTTGGTTTTTCATTCAGCTATATCAGCAGCTATCTTAAAATAAATAAACAGCCGGATTGGACAACGCCCTTTAATGATCCTGAAACCGGTGCGCCATTAACGGGCAACGCTACCAGCATTAGCTCGCCCAACTCACCGGGCTTTGCCGTGGGTTTTGTAGCGCGCTACAGGCTTACGGATCATCTGGAAGCCCGCGTAACTCCGTCCATCGTATTTGCTGATCGTAAATTGATCTATACGTACAATTCTCCCAATCCGGAAACACAGGTTATCGAGAAGCAGATAAATTCTACCGGGTTTGATGTGCCGCTGCAGCTTAAATTAAAGTCAGACCGTGTTGGCGATCTGCGTGGCTACCTGATAGGCGGCGTTAAATTAAGCCAGATGCTTGGCCGTAAAAACCCGGATGCTGATAAAGGCCTGTTGGAAAAAACGGTAAAAATTGACCGCACCTTTGCCTCGTATGAGGTGGGTCTTGGTTGCGATATCTACTTTGAGTTTTTTAAACTATCTCCCGAAATAAAAATCTCTAACTCGTTCGGCAACATGCTGGTTCCCGAGAATCATCCTGCTTCATACCCGCTTAGCGGCCTGCGCCTGCATACCCTACAGTTTAGCCTTTACTTTGAGTAA
- a CDS encoding SDR family oxidoreductase — translation MAKIALITGATAGIGEACAHVFAREGYNLILTGRRRERLESLASAINNQYNVEVAIASFDVRNRQAVIDNLNNLPDQWKKVDVLINNAGLSQGLDPIQNGDASDWDTMIDTNIKGLLYASRVVSNWMIENGYGHIINIGSIAGKEVYPNGNVYCATKHAVDALNKGMRLDLLPHGIKVTAVHPGAVETEFSEVRFKGDKDRAKKVYEGFEPLVAQDVAETIWFAASRPAHVNINELTVMPTAQAGATSIFRKNL, via the coding sequence ATGGCAAAAATCGCACTCATAACAGGGGCAACCGCCGGTATCGGCGAGGCCTGCGCCCATGTATTCGCCCGCGAGGGTTACAACCTGATACTTACCGGCCGCCGCCGCGAACGACTGGAAAGCCTGGCATCGGCAATAAACAATCAATATAATGTTGAGGTAGCAATAGCCTCGTTTGATGTACGTAACCGCCAGGCCGTGATTGATAACCTGAACAACCTGCCCGATCAATGGAAAAAGGTGGATGTACTGATTAACAACGCGGGCCTTAGCCAGGGGCTTGACCCCATCCAAAACGGTGATGCAAGCGATTGGGACACCATGATTGATACCAATATAAAAGGTTTGCTATATGCCAGCAGGGTGGTTTCAAACTGGATGATTGAAAATGGTTACGGCCATATCATCAATATCGGCTCAATAGCCGGTAAAGAAGTTTACCCGAACGGTAATGTGTATTGCGCTACCAAACACGCGGTTGATGCGCTTAACAAAGGTATGCGGCTTGACCTGCTGCCGCACGGCATCAAGGTAACGGCGGTACATCCCGGGGCGGTGGAGACCGAGTTTTCTGAAGTGCGTTTTAAAGGTGATAAGGATCGCGCTAAAAAAGTGTACGAAGGTTTTGAGCCGTTGGTAGCACAGGATGTTGCCGAAACCATCTGGTTTGCCGCGTCGCGCCCCGCGCATGTCAACATCAACGAGCTTACCGTAATGCCAACTGCCCAGGCAGGCGCTACGAGTATCTTCAGAAAGAACTTATAA
- a CDS encoding Gfo/Idh/MocA family oxidoreductase yields the protein MEEKKHASRRGFIKTLSTAAAAVAAGTVAMAADKNQSFFYLKRQPFFSANDNINIALIGAGGMGTQDTIVALQVPGVKLVAVCDLYDTRLKDAKARWGADLFTTRSYKEILTRKDVDAVIIGTTDHWHQQISIDAMHAGKHVYCEKPMVHSVDEGPAVIKAQKETGKVFMVGSQGVSSLGNEKAKELLASGAIGQLNYAEGFWARRNPIEAWQYPLPADASAQTLDWDTYVSNTQKRPFDEKRFFRWRNYTDYGTGMAGDLFVHLFSSLHFVTGSYGPNKIYASGGLRYWNDGREVPDVLLGTFDYPKAEAHPAFNLSLRCNFVDGTSGTTYLRLVGSEGSMDVTWDDVTLKRNKSFASDDPFYLEQLRKSGNGNAGRKMILPPEQMTFAAEKGYKGGPYDHMVNFFTAIRENKKVVEDAIFGYRAAAPALLCNDSYHQDRAMLWNPEKMQIIKKQ from the coding sequence ATGGAAGAAAAAAAGCATGCATCCCGCCGGGGATTTATCAAAACCTTAAGTACTGCCGCCGCCGCTGTTGCTGCCGGTACGGTTGCCATGGCCGCGGACAAGAATCAGTCGTTTTTTTATTTGAAACGCCAGCCTTTTTTTAGCGCTAACGATAATATCAACATAGCCCTGATAGGCGCCGGCGGCATGGGCACACAGGATACCATTGTTGCCCTGCAGGTACCGGGTGTGAAACTGGTTGCCGTGTGTGACCTGTATGACACCCGCCTTAAAGACGCCAAAGCACGCTGGGGTGCCGACCTGTTTACCACCCGCAGCTATAAGGAGATATTAACCCGTAAGGATGTTGATGCCGTGATCATTGGCACTACCGACCATTGGCACCAGCAAATATCTATAGATGCGATGCATGCGGGCAAGCATGTGTATTGCGAAAAACCCATGGTGCACTCGGTTGATGAGGGACCCGCTGTTATAAAAGCGCAAAAGGAAACCGGTAAAGTGTTTATGGTAGGCAGCCAGGGCGTATCATCATTAGGGAATGAAAAAGCTAAGGAACTGCTTGCATCCGGCGCTATCGGTCAGCTTAATTATGCTGAAGGTTTTTGGGCACGGCGCAACCCTATCGAGGCGTGGCAATACCCGCTCCCTGCCGATGCGTCGGCCCAAACGCTTGACTGGGATACCTATGTAAGCAATACCCAAAAACGCCCGTTTGACGAGAAACGCTTTTTCCGCTGGAGAAATTATACTGATTATGGCACCGGCATGGCAGGCGACCTGTTTGTTCACCTGTTCAGTAGCCTGCACTTTGTTACCGGCTCCTACGGGCCAAATAAAATTTATGCCTCGGGCGGGTTACGCTATTGGAACGATGGCCGTGAAGTACCCGATGTATTATTGGGAACTTTTGACTACCCGAAGGCCGAAGCGCACCCCGCCTTCAACCTATCCTTACGCTGCAACTTTGTGGATGGCACCAGCGGCACTACTTACCTGAGGCTGGTAGGTAGTGAAGGATCAATGGATGTTACCTGGGATGACGTAACGCTGAAAAGAAATAAATCCTTCGCCTCTGACGATCCTTTCTATTTGGAGCAGCTAAGAAAATCAGGCAATGGCAATGCCGGCCGTAAGATGATTTTACCACCCGAACAAATGACCTTCGCCGCCGAGAAGGGCTATAAAGGCGGCCCGTATGACCACATGGTTAACTTTTTTACCGCTATACGCGAGAACAAAAAGGTGGTAGAGGATGCTATATTTGGTTATCGTGCGGCTGCCCCTGCCCTGCTTTGTAACGATAGCTACCATCAGGACCGTGCAATGCTTTGGAACCCGGAAAAAATGCAGATCATTAAAAAACAATAA
- a CDS encoding GatB/YqeY domain-containing protein, which translates to MSLSTQIDQDIKQAMLAKDADKLRGLRAIKSALLIAKTEKGAAEEVSEEAEIKVLQKLIKQRKESADIYKAQNREDLYQIEAAEMQVIEAYLPKQMDRAELEAYLKDLIARVGATSVKDMGKVMGTANKELAGKADGKTISEVIKQILA; encoded by the coding sequence ATGTCATTATCAACCCAAATAGATCAGGATATTAAACAAGCCATGCTGGCCAAGGACGCTGACAAGTTGCGTGGCCTGCGTGCTATAAAATCAGCCTTATTGATAGCTAAAACCGAGAAAGGCGCTGCCGAAGAGGTAAGCGAGGAAGCGGAGATAAAAGTGCTGCAAAAGCTGATCAAGCAGCGAAAGGAGTCGGCTGACATATACAAGGCGCAAAACCGTGAAGACCTTTACCAAATTGAAGCCGCCGAGATGCAGGTGATTGAAGCTTATCTGCCTAAACAAATGGATAGGGCTGAATTGGAAGCTTACCTTAAAGATTTGATAGCCCGCGTTGGCGCAACGTCTGTAAAAGATATGGGCAAGGTGATGGGTACTGCCAATAAGGAACTTGCAGGCAAGGCCGACGGCAAAACCATATCTGAAGTGATAAAGCAGATTTTAGCATAA
- the ubiE gene encoding bifunctional demethylmenaquinone methyltransferase/2-methoxy-6-polyprenyl-1,4-benzoquinol methylase UbiE, translated as MSKVVTPYQNEQVTKKEQVADMFNNISKTYDFLNHFMSLGIDIIWRKMAINELKANKPKHILDVATGTGDFAFEALSILKPEKITGVDISRGMLDIAEQKIAKRNLGDKFSVKLGDSEKLPFADNEFDAVTVAYGVRNFENLEAGMADIFRVLKPGGKVVVLEFSKPRAFPVKQLYNFYFKYITPGIGKLFSKDARAYSYLPESVAAFPDGKNFTAVMDKVGFKNTKNRALTFGISSIYTGVK; from the coding sequence ATGAGCAAAGTAGTAACTCCATACCAGAACGAGCAGGTTACCAAAAAGGAGCAGGTAGCCGATATGTTTAACAACATATCAAAAACATACGATTTTCTGAACCATTTTATGTCGCTGGGGATTGATATCATCTGGCGTAAAATGGCTATAAATGAGTTAAAGGCAAACAAGCCTAAACATATACTGGATGTGGCTACCGGTACCGGCGATTTCGCTTTCGAGGCGCTATCTATTTTAAAGCCTGAAAAAATTACCGGGGTTGATATTTCAAGGGGTATGCTTGATATCGCGGAGCAGAAAATAGCGAAGCGTAATTTAGGCGATAAATTCTCTGTAAAGCTTGGCGACTCAGAAAAGCTACCTTTTGCCGATAATGAGTTTGATGCCGTAACCGTAGCCTACGGGGTACGCAATTTTGAAAACCTGGAAGCAGGCATGGCCGATATTTTCAGGGTATTGAAACCGGGGGGTAAGGTAGTGGTATTGGAGTTTTCAAAGCCGCGTGCGTTCCCGGTAAAGCAGTTGTACAATTTTTACTTTAAATATATTACACCCGGCATTGGCAAGCTTTTTTCAAAGGATGCGAGGGCTTATTCGTACCTGCCCGAGTCGGTAGCCGCTTTTCCGGACGGAAAGAATTTTACTGCCGTTATGGATAAAGTAGGTTTTAAAAATACCAAAAACCGCGCTTTAACGTTTGGTATAAGTTCAATTTACACGGGCGTTAAATGA